CGGTCAGCGACTACCCCGAACTTCCGGCACTGCCAGATGTAAGTGGAACTGTTGATGGGGAGGCGTTTTCTCAAGCAGTTGCCCAGGTCATTATTGCCTCCAGCAAAGATGACACCTTGCCCATTCTCACCGGTGTGAAAATGGAAATTGAAGGTGACCTCATCACTCTGCTGGCTACGGACAGGTACCGCTTAGCACTACGTGAAATCCGGTGGAACCCAACTTCTCCAAATATCTCCACAGGTGCTTTGGTCAAGGCTAAAACTCTTAGCGAGGTTGCCAAGACATTGGGTAGTGCCGGCAATATCAACATTGCTTTGTCGCAGAACAAGGAACTCATCGGCTTTGAAAGTGGTGGACGCCGGACAACCTCGTTACTTGTTGATGGTGATTACCCAAAAATCCGTTCATTGTTCCCGGACACAACCCCCATTCACGCAATAGTTGAGACACATGCCTTGGCTGAGGCCGTCCGCCGTGTTTCCCTTGTTGCAGAACGCAACACTCCTGTCCGTTTGATTTTCACTGATGGGCAACTCACATTGGATGCAGGAACCGGGGAGGATGCCCAGGCTTCGGAAAATCTTGAAGCAACACTTGTTGGCGATGAAATTACAGTAGCCTTCAACCCCCACTACCTCAGTGAAGGTCTAAACGCTTTCGACAGCAAGTATGTAAGGTTCTCTTTCACCTCCGCACCCAAACCGGCAATGCTCAGCGCTCAAGATGACATTGACGGCGAACGTCGAGATGAATACCGCTACCTTGTGATGCCTGTGAGACTTCCCAACCAGTAGTTCTTTGCCGGTTCCGGCACATCACCATTTCTTGCTATGCAACCGCAGCACCCACCAATGGAAAAGAGGCACTAAAGTGCATATTGGACTCATCGGACTTGGAAAAATGGGCTTCAACATGAGGGCCCGTCTTCGTGCCGCACAAATAGAGGTGACTGGGTTTGACCAGAACCCCGAACTCACTGATGTGGCTTCGTTGGCTGATTTGGTGGCTGCTGTTCCCGCTCCACGGTTGATCTGGGTAATGGTTCCTTCAGGTGCTATCACGTCCTCAGTGATTACAGCTTTATCGGAAGTGCTTGAACCCGGTGATTTGCTTGTAGATGGTGGAAACTCCAGGTTCACCGAAGATCAAAAACACGGTGAGATGCTTGCAGCCAAAGAAATTCACTTCATGGATGTTGGAGTGTCTGGTGGAGTATGGGGACTGAAAAACGGGTATGGGCTGATGGCTGGTGGATCGGATGCAGACATTGAGCGGGCCCTGCCAGTTTTGGATGCTCTTCGCCCTGAAGGTGAACGCGCTGACAGTTTTGTACACGTGGGCGAGGTAGGTGCCGGCCACTACGCAAAAATGGTTCACAATGGTATTGAATATGGATTGATGCAGGCCTATGCCGAGGGGTATGAACTACTGGCCAAGAAGGAAATAATCCAGGATCTACCAGGCACTTTTCGTGCATGGCAAAAGGGGACGGTTGTTCGCTCTTGGCTGCTTGACTTGATGGTCAAGGCATTAGATGAGGACCCCGGTTTGGAGTCCATTGACGATTACGTTGAAGATTCAGGGGAAGGGCGCTGGACTGTGGAAGAAGCCATTGCCAATGCGGTGCCGGCTCCGGCGATTACAGCAGCCCTCTTTGCCAGGTTCTCCTCCCGCGAAGATAACTCCCCAGCAATGAAAATGGTCTCGGCGTTGCGCAACCAATTTGGTGGGCATGCCACAAAACCTGCCGGTTCCTAGCAGTGGATAAAATTCAGCTTCATGTATCTTGAACACCTTTCCCTGACAGATTTCCGTAGCTATGCCCAAGTTGACCTGACACTCACCCCGGGTGTCACAGTGCTTGTAGGAGCTAACGGACTGGGTAAAACTAACCTTGTGGAAGCTATTGGCTATTTGTCGACGCTTTCCTCACATCGGGTGAGTGCGGATGCCCCGCTATTGCGCTTTGGAACAGAACGGGCACTAGTGAGAGCCCAACTGGTCAGGGGCGAACAAAAGGTCATGGTTGAGGTTGAGATCAATGCTTCCAGAGCTAATCGTGCCCGTATTAATCGTGCTAATCCTGTTCGCTCCCGGGATATTTTGGGGCTGTGCAGAACGGTTTTGTTTGCTCCTGAAGATTTAGCTTTAGTCAAGGGTGATCCTGGAAATCGTCGTCGGTTTTTAGACGACCTTTTGGTTGTTTTGTTACCCAAACACGCGGGTACTCGCAGCGATTACGACAGGGTTCTGAAACAGCGCAACGCTCTGCTGAAATCAGCACGAGCCCAGCATTTTTCCAGAGCAGGCATCTCGGAAGTTCAATTGTCCACTCTTGATGTTTGGGATGAGCATCTGGCTGTGGCTGCAGCTAGTTTATTGGCAGCAAGACTCGATTTACTTAATCGTCTGCGCCCCCATATGGCCGAGGCCTACGCACAGCTGACCGACGGAACCAAGCTGCTACGGGCGCTGTATCGTAGTTCTCTGGATGCGTCAGAGGAGTACGACGGCGCCTCCCCCAACACGTTTGCAGAACCTGGGATTGCTAATAGTCCCGTACAGGTAGAGGCAGCGGACTTCTCGCTGTGCACTTTGGATGAGCTTGTACAAAAGTACCGTGAGGAGCTGGTGCGGTCCAGAAGCCGCGAGTTAGAGCGGGGTATGTCTTTGGTTGGTCCCCACCGGGACGAACTGGAACTGCTTTTGGGACAGGCACCAGCTCGTGGCTATGCATCGCACGGTGAGTCTTGGTCAATTGCCCTGGCATTGAGGCTTGCCTCATTCCATGTTTTAGATGAGGACAAACATGTGGCGGGGAACCAACCAATTTTGATCCTTGATGATGTTTTTGCCGAACTGGATTCCCAACGACGTCGGAAATTGGCTTTAATGGTGGCCGCGGCTGAGCAAGTACTTGTGACAGCGGCCGTTGGTGGAGACATCCCCGACGAGTTATCGGGTTCAACGATCCAGGTCATCCCCGGCGGCGTTGCTCCCAATGAGTGATCAGCCTGTTGGTTCCGCCTCTGTTGATCCAATAGGTCAAAAGCGCAGTGCCCAAGCCGCGGCCAAGGACCATGACACCGAAATTGATGCGGCTCAGGCTGCGCTGAACCGGATGCGCCGGATTGCCAAGAGCCGGGGGGAGTTGCGAATTCCGCGCAGCAGATTGGGCGAGAAATCTGTTCCAAGGAGTAAAAAGAAACCATTTCTTGACGTCAAATATGGTGGTGGAAGAGATCCACTGGGATTAGGGAATGTGGTGAGCCGCCTAGTCTCCGACCGCGGGTGGAGCTCTCCGTTGGCGGTTGGATCAGTTATGGCCCATTGGGATACTTTGGTTGGACCGGAGATCGCAGCCCACTGTCAGCCAGAGAGTTTTGAAACTACAACTTTGCATGTCAGATGTGATTCAACCAGTTGGGCAACACAATTGCGATTACTTTCGGCGTCGCTGTTGGCCAAATTTGATACAGATTTGGGGAGGGGGGTAGTAACAAATATTTTGGTTCTTGGGCCGGCTGCCCCTAGTTGGCGTAAAGGTTTCCGAAACGTCAAAGGCCGTGGACCGCGGGACACGTACGGGTAGTAATGTGCCGGTTGGTGCAAACCCGGTCCGTGCAGGGCAGAGGCTTTCAAACCCTCTTGGGCGTACATCTCCTTAAAGAAGGAACAGCAATGGCCTCCTGAGTACGTTTTCTGGCGTTTTAGGACACGATGAGACCCCATATGCGCCTGCCACAAGGTAGAATTATTCAATAACCGTCTCTCCGCGGCGCTGTGGCAGTATTTTTGGTTAAGTTGAGAGCGGTATTTATCTGCCTTCCAAGAGGAATCGACGCACAGACGAGTGAGAGTTGTCTGCCGTCCCGACGTTGGCAATCGAGCTAAAAACAAGAGGGGTCGAACGCGCCTGTGACGACGAATAATCCGGATAGTGCCGTAAATCCAGAGCCGGAAAACACGCAGCCAAGCGCGGCGGCAGAAACCGAAGCATCTTCCGTGCCAGTGAAAAATCCTGGTCACTACGATGCCAGTGACATCACTGTTTTGGAAGGCTTGGAAGCCGTCCGGAAGCGTCCTGGTATGTATATTGGCTCCACAGGTCCTCGCGGCTTGCATCACTTGGTCTATGAAGTGGTCGATAACTCCGTAGATGAAGCGTTGGCTGGCTACTGTGACCACATCGAAATCACCCTGACCGCTGACGGCGGTGTAAAGGTGGTGGACAACGGCCGTGGAATTCCGGTTGATATCCACCCGACAGAGGGAAAGCCCACCGTCGAAGTTGTTATGACCATCCTGCACGCTGGCGGAAAATTTGGCGGCAGCGGTTACGCGGTTTCAGGTGGTCTGCACGGTGTTGGCATTTCCGTTGTCAATGCGCTTTCCAGCAGAGTTGAAACTGAAATCCACCGCAAAGGTTTTGTTTGGCGGATGAGTTTTGCCGACGGTGGAAAACCACAGGGCACCCTCGTCAAAGGCGAAGTGACCGCTGAGACGGGAACAACACAGACGTTTTACCCTGACGCAACCATTTTTGATTCGATAGATTTCGATTTCGAAACTCTGCGGGCACGCTTCCAGCAGATGGCCTTCTTGAATAAGGGCTTGAAGATCACGCTCTCTGACGAGCGCACTGTATTAACAGCACCGGATGAAGACCCGGATTTGGACGCCATCCCCGAGGGGAAAGACACCACCACTGGCAAACGAGTTGTCATCTACGAGTACAAAGATGGCCTGCTTGATTACGTTAAACACCTCAACACGTCAAAGAAGTATGAGCCGGTTCACGAGGACGTCATAGCCTTCGAAACTGAGGATTCAAGCCGAAGCATGGCTGTTGAAATTGCTATGCAGTGGACAACTTCCTTCTCCGAGAGTGTTCACACGTATGCAAACACCATCAACACTCATGAGGGTGGTACACACGAGGAAGGCTTCCGTGCCGCCATGACCTCATTGATCAACCGATATGCGCGTGAAAAGAACATCATCAAGGAAAAGGATGACAATCTGACAGGGGATGACATCCGTGAAGGTCTCACAGCCGTCATTTCCGTCAAGCTTTCTGAACCTCAGTTTGAGGGACAAACCAAAACTAAACTTGGTAACTCAGAAGTTAAGGGGTTTGTTCAGCGTGTTGTCACGGATGGACTTGGCGATTGGCTTGAACGCAACCCTGGTCCGGCAAGAGATGTCATTCGGAAATCGATCCAAGCTTCCATGGCGCGTTTGGCCGCTCGTAAGGCCCGTGAAAATACACGCAGGAAGGGCTTGCTTGAATCAGGCGGTATGCCCGGAAAACTAAAAGACTGCCAATCTAAAGATCCGGCGTTGTCGGAGATTTATATTGTGGAGGGTGACTCGGCCGGCGGCTCCGCCGTGCGCGGAAGAAACCCAACTACTCAGGCTATTCTTCCTCTTCGCGGGAAAATTCTAAATGTTGAACGTGCGCGCCTGGATCGCGCATTGGGAAATGCTGAAGTTCAGGCCATGATTACTGCGTTTGGTGCAGGTATTGGTGAAGACTTTGATGTAACAAAGGCCAGATATCACAAGATCGTATTGATGGCCGACGCTGACGTTGACGGACAACACATCACAACTCTGTTGTTGACTCTCCTGTTCCGCTACATGCGTCCCCTGATCGAGAACGGCTACGTGTACCTGGCACAGCCCCCCTTGTACAGGATCAAGTGGTCAAATGCACCCCACGACTATGTTTTCAGCGACAAAGAGCGGGACGCGACGTTGGCAGCAGGGGCGGCTTCTGGCCGAAGAATCCCTAAGGATAACGGGATCCAACGTTACAAGGGTCTGGGCGAAATGGACTACACGGAGCTATGGGACACCACCATGGATCCGGCACACCGCACTCTTCTCCAAGTGACTATGGATGATGCTGCAGAAGCCGACCAGATCTTTTCCATCCTCATGGGTGAAGACGTTGAATCACGACGTAACTTCATCCAACAAAATGCCAAGGATGTAAGGTTCCTCGACATCTAGGTTGGGCCAGCATGAGCCCCTGGTTATAGTGCGAATCGGACATATATTGGGAATGGAATATTAAAGATTATGAGTGACGAAACACCGCAGAACCCCGAAGAACCCAGTGCGGATGCCACGGGTGGTGAAATTCTCGAAGGAAACCTAATGCATGACAAAGTTGAGCAGATCGATCTCCAGGAGGAGATGAAGCGCTCTTATCTGGACTATGCCATGGCCGTTATTGTGGGCCGTGCGCTTCCTGACGTTCGTGATGGTCTCAAACCTGTGCACCGCCGAGTTCTCTACGCCATGTTTGATGGTGGATACCGACCTGAGCGGTCATTCAACAAATGTGCACGCGTTGTTGGTGAGGTCATGGGCCAGTATCACCCTCACGGTGACACAGCCATCTACGATGCCCTGGTACGACTAATCCAAGACTGGACCATGCGTTATCCCTTGGCACTTGGCCAGGGCAACTTTGGTTCCCCCGGTAACGATGGTGCTGCTGCACCCCGTTATACCGAGACGAAAATGGCACCGCTTGCCATGGAAATGGTCAGGGACATTGACGAAGAAACCGTCGATTTCCAAGATAACTATGATGGCAAGAACCAAGAACCCACCATTCTTCCCTCCAGGTTCCCCAACCTGTTGGTCAATGGTTCTTCAGGCATTGCTGTGGGTATGGCAACAAATATCCCGCCACACAATCTGCGTGAAGTTGCCGAAGGTGTCCAGTGGTACCTGGCCAACCCGGGAGTGGGACGTGAAGAACTTCTTGAAGCTCTTATCGAACGCGTCAAGGGACCTGATTTCCCCACTGGGGCACAGATTCTGGGACGCAAGGGTATTGAAGATGCCTACCGCACTGGCCGAGGCTCCATCACGATGCGTGCTGTGGTCAATGTTGAAGAAATTCAGGGACGCACGTGCTTAGTTGTTACTGAGTTGCCTTACCAAGCGAATCCCGACAACCTTGCCATTAAGATTGCCGACCTTGTCAAGGACGGCAAAATTGCGGGTATCGCGGACCTTCGTGATGAGACTTCCGGGCGCACAGGCCAGCGTCTCGTTGTTGTACTTAAGCGTGATGCAGTTGCCAAGGTTGTCCTAAACAATTTGTACAAACATACGCAGTTGCAGGAGAACTTTAGCGCCAACATGTTGGCAATTGTTGACGGTGTTCCTCGCACTCTGCCACTGGATGCCTTCATTCGTCACTGGGTTAACCACCAGATGGATGTGATTGTTCGGCGCACACGGTTCCGGTTACGCAAGGCCGAGGAAGAAGCACACATACAGCGTGCACTTCTGAAGGCTTTGGAAGCACTCGATGCTGTCATCGCCCTTATCAGGCGCTCAAGTACCACCGAGGAAGCCCGTGACGGCTTGATCGGGTTGCTAGATATTGATGAAATCCAGGCCAAAGCTATTCTGGATATGCAGTTGCGCCGGTTGGCCGCACTGGAACACCAGAAGATCCAAGATCGTCATGACGTACTCCAAACCATGATTACCGAGTTCAACCGGATTTTGGCTGACCCAGTGGTGCAACGCGGGATTGTCAGTGATGAATTGACAGACATCACTACCCGCTACGGTGATGATCGCAGAACCGAGATCATGATGGGCTACGACCCTAACATGAGCATGGAAGACCTGATCCCCGAAGAAGAAATGGTAGTAACCATCACCCGCGGCGGCTACGTCAAGCGTACGCGCAGCGATAATTACCGTACCCAGCATCGTGGGGGTAAGGGTGTCAAGGGTGCACAGTTGCGTGGAGACGACGTTGTGGAGCACTTCTTCGTGACAACCACGCATCATTGGCTGTTATTTTTCACAAACCTTGGTCGCGTTTACAGAGCTAAAGCCTACGAGCTTGTTGAAGCTGGCCGTGATGCCAAGGGTCAGCATGTGGCGAACCTTTTGGCGTTCCAACCGGATGAAAAGATCGCCCAGGTTATGGAGCTCAAGGATTATCAGCAGTCTCCATACCTAGTTCTTGCAACGAAGAATGGTTTGGTTAAGAAGACCTCGCTAGAGGACTACGACACCAATCGTTCCGCCGGTGTCATTGCCATCAACCTACGTGACGGCGATGAACTTGTCTCGGCGCAATTGGTCTCCGATACCGACGACCTCTTGTTGGTATCCCGCAAGGGACAGTCCATCCGTTTTACCGCAACGAACGAGGCACTGCGTCCGATGGGGCGCGCAACCTCTGGTGTAACGGGAATGAAGTTCCGTAACTTCGATGAGTTGCTTTCAGCAGCAGTAGTTACGGATGAATCTTATGTGTTTATTGTCACGGAGGGCGGATACGCGAAGCGCACGGCCGTTCAGGAATATCGATTGCAGGGCCGCGGCGGTTTAGGAATCAAGGTCGCCAAGCTGGTTGAAGACCGCGGAGACCTCATTGGGGCTTTGATTGTTCAGGAAGATGATGAGGTTTTGGTGGTAATGAGCGGCGGTAAAGTCGTCCGTTCAGACGTGTCCGAGGTTCCGGCCAAGGGACGTGACACCATGGGTGTTATTTTTGCCAAGCCCGACAAGAATGACCGCATTATAGGCATTGCCCGCAATAGCGAGCGGGGCCTTGTTGAAGAAATTGAAGCTGCTGAAGCAGGGGCTGGCGAGACCATGGCAGCCCCTGCGGTAGCAGTTGATGCCGTGATTGAGGAAACCCCACAGATTGATGAAGTACCGTTAAAGCGTAATGACGGAACAACTGGAGGTACCGATTGAGCACCAATAAACCAATACCGCGGCCTGGTTCCGCGCCAAGGGTAGGTACTCCGGCCCGCCCAACGCAGCGCCCAAACAGCCCAACAGGGCCAGCCAAGTCAACAGGGGCAGCCAAATCAACAGGAGCATCTGCTGCAAAGCAGCGTCCTGTAGCCAAACCGCAGACGCCTCCGACATTGGTTAAGCCCGCTCCTAAGGCTAAAGCTCGCCGTGCCCGCCTTCTGGTGAGCAAGGTCGATCCCTGGTCTGTGTTGAAGATGGCATTTTTGCTCTCTGTTGCATTAGGAATCGTCACAGTTGTGGCTTCCATAGTCTTATGGACAGTCTTAGACACTATTGGTTTGTTTGACACGGTGAATGCTTTTGTCAACGACATTCAGGGTCAGGAGGGCGGTAGTCCCTTCGATGTCTTGAGTATTGCCTCCCTGGGACAGGTTGCCTCATTCTCCACTATTGTCGCCGTCGTGAATGTGGTCTTGCTAACAACACTTTCTGTTCTTTCGGCCTGGTTGTACAACATCTCTGCCACTTTGGTGGGTGGCATCGGTGTTACTTTGACCGATGACTAGGATTCCAAAGTAGGAAAATTTTCCTAAAACTCCTGAATCGGCGGGCCTAAACTGTTTGTAAGCCCGCCGATTTTGGACTTTGGGAATGTGTGGGGTAAAGTTTTATCTCGGCCCGATGAAGGTCAATGAGGGCGTATAGCTCAGGCGGTTAGAGCGCTTCGCTGATAACGAAGAGGTCCCTGGTTCAAGTCCAGGTACGCCCACGGAACCGAAGGTTCTCGTTGAAGGATGGTATGCAGTGAAGAAGTTGCTTATATTGGCTACGCTAGGATTCGCTGCTGTTTTTCTCAACAAGAAGTGGCAGGAATCCAAAGTTGTGAAGACAACATGGAGCAAGGCAACTGATTCGGTAAATTGAGTCTTTTAGTTGTGTTTCATATATACTAGATAGGCCTCATGGGGGCATGGCGCAATTGGTAGCGCACCTGCTTTGCAAGCAGGGGGTTCGGGGTTCGAGTCCCCGTGCCTCCACCATGAAGAACGATCCTGGTCTTAGGACCAGGATCGTTCTTGTTTTTGCGAAAGTCTCCCAGCCCGAGGGTTAGTGGTTAGGTCGATGGCTGGCAGGTGTACAGGTAGATTGCTTCCTCAACCATTACCTCGTGTGTCTTACGCTTAGATTGTGATCTTTCTACTGGCCGTTGTGGGTATTCTTGGTGTTTCGGCATCCGGACCGATTATGGCTGCCACCATGGCCCCAGCCCTGACAATTGCTCTATGGCGCAATGTCCTTGGGGCGGCCGTGCTGGGTTTGCCATCTTTCCTTCGAACTCCGAGGAAATATCTGACGCTGACGCCTTATGAGCGCAAGTACATAGTCATTGCTGCCTCAGCACTGGCCCTTCACTTCGCCTGCTTTGTAACGTCCGTGAAACTGACAACCGTGGCAGCTGCCACTGCCCTCGTATGCCTGCAAGCGGCATGGATCGCGCTGTTCCAGTGGATTAGGGGCTTCAAGCCTCCCACGACCGTGCTGTTGGGGCTTGCAGCGGCCCTTGCCGGGGTCCTGGTGATTACGGGTTTCGACATGGGTGTTTCAACCGAAGCGCTGCAGGGGGATCTACTGGCAGTGGCCGGCGGTATTCTTGCAGCTATCTATACTCTTGCAGGCTCAAAAGTACGCAAAAGCCTCTCAACGAGCGTGTACTCAAGTCTCTGCTACAGCCTCTGTTCGGTCATTCTGTTAGCGATGTGTTTAGTTTTCCGGCAACCGTTGGTGAACATTCCTCCGGAAGCTTGGTGGGGCATCTTGGCCGTGACAATTGCGGCGCAGCTTTTTGGACACACCATTTTCAACTACCTCCTTGCAACTATTTCGCCGCTGGTGGTGTCCATGATGATCTTGGTTGAAATTCCGGGCGCAGCACTCTTAGCAGGATTCTTCCTGGGCCAAACTCTTCCGACCGGAACGTATGCGGGCCTGATCCTGATTCTTGTCGGGTTAGCCGTTGTGGTCATCCGCCAAAGCCGTAGCGGCATCAAGGAATTGCCGCCAGCCACCCTTTAAACCAGTAGCCCTTTAAACCAGTGTGAGGGCCAGGACAAGTTACATCCCGACCCTCACATTGGTACCTGGCCCCTTATGCGGCAGGGTGGCCAGTAGATCCACAAGATAGGGATTCCACCGGCGTTGCTATCTTGAGCGGTGAACTACTTCTTGGGCTCTGTGGGCTTGGGTTTGGGCGCTGCATCCTTAACCGTGTGAGCGGCTGCGTCCTTTGCATCCGCTACAGCTTCCTTGGCATCGGTCGCCGCCTCTGAGAGGTCTTCCTTCACATCCGAAACGT
This genomic window from Arthrobacter sp. TMP15 contains:
- the dnaN gene encoding DNA polymerase III subunit beta — translated: MKFRVERDVLTEAVSWAARSLSPRPPVPVLSGLLLKAEAGTLSLASFDYEISARLQIPADISEEGSILVSGRLLADICRSLPAAPVEVETDGSKVTLTCRSSRFHLATMPVSDYPELPALPDVSGTVDGEAFSQAVAQVIIASSKDDTLPILTGVKMEIEGDLITLLATDRYRLALREIRWNPTSPNISTGALVKAKTLSEVAKTLGSAGNINIALSQNKELIGFESGGRRTTSLLVDGDYPKIRSLFPDTTPIHAIVETHALAEAVRRVSLVAERNTPVRLIFTDGQLTLDAGTGEDAQASENLEATLVGDEITVAFNPHYLSEGLNAFDSKYVRFSFTSAPKPAMLSAQDDIDGERRDEYRYLVMPVRLPNQ
- the gnd gene encoding phosphogluconate dehydrogenase (NAD(+)-dependent, decarboxylating); the encoded protein is MHIGLIGLGKMGFNMRARLRAAQIEVTGFDQNPELTDVASLADLVAAVPAPRLIWVMVPSGAITSSVITALSEVLEPGDLLVDGGNSRFTEDQKHGEMLAAKEIHFMDVGVSGGVWGLKNGYGLMAGGSDADIERALPVLDALRPEGERADSFVHVGEVGAGHYAKMVHNGIEYGLMQAYAEGYELLAKKEIIQDLPGTFRAWQKGTVVRSWLLDLMVKALDEDPGLESIDDYVEDSGEGRWTVEEAIANAVPAPAITAALFARFSSREDNSPAMKMVSALRNQFGGHATKPAGS
- the recF gene encoding DNA replication/repair protein RecF; amino-acid sequence: MYLEHLSLTDFRSYAQVDLTLTPGVTVLVGANGLGKTNLVEAIGYLSTLSSHRVSADAPLLRFGTERALVRAQLVRGEQKVMVEVEINASRANRARINRANPVRSRDILGLCRTVLFAPEDLALVKGDPGNRRRFLDDLLVVLLPKHAGTRSDYDRVLKQRNALLKSARAQHFSRAGISEVQLSTLDVWDEHLAVAAASLLAARLDLLNRLRPHMAEAYAQLTDGTKLLRALYRSSLDASEEYDGASPNTFAEPGIANSPVQVEAADFSLCTLDELVQKYREELVRSRSRELERGMSLVGPHRDELELLLGQAPARGYASHGESWSIALALRLASFHVLDEDKHVAGNQPILILDDVFAELDSQRRRKLALMVAAAEQVLVTAAVGGDIPDELSGSTIQVIPGGVAPNE
- a CDS encoding DciA family protein, which translates into the protein MSDQPVGSASVDPIGQKRSAQAAAKDHDTEIDAAQAALNRMRRIAKSRGELRIPRSRLGEKSVPRSKKKPFLDVKYGGGRDPLGLGNVVSRLVSDRGWSSPLAVGSVMAHWDTLVGPEIAAHCQPESFETTTLHVRCDSTSWATQLRLLSASLLAKFDTDLGRGVVTNILVLGPAAPSWRKGFRNVKGRGPRDTYG
- the gyrB gene encoding DNA topoisomerase (ATP-hydrolyzing) subunit B, coding for MTTNNPDSAVNPEPENTQPSAAAETEASSVPVKNPGHYDASDITVLEGLEAVRKRPGMYIGSTGPRGLHHLVYEVVDNSVDEALAGYCDHIEITLTADGGVKVVDNGRGIPVDIHPTEGKPTVEVVMTILHAGGKFGGSGYAVSGGLHGVGISVVNALSSRVETEIHRKGFVWRMSFADGGKPQGTLVKGEVTAETGTTQTFYPDATIFDSIDFDFETLRARFQQMAFLNKGLKITLSDERTVLTAPDEDPDLDAIPEGKDTTTGKRVVIYEYKDGLLDYVKHLNTSKKYEPVHEDVIAFETEDSSRSMAVEIAMQWTTSFSESVHTYANTINTHEGGTHEEGFRAAMTSLINRYAREKNIIKEKDDNLTGDDIREGLTAVISVKLSEPQFEGQTKTKLGNSEVKGFVQRVVTDGLGDWLERNPGPARDVIRKSIQASMARLAARKARENTRRKGLLESGGMPGKLKDCQSKDPALSEIYIVEGDSAGGSAVRGRNPTTQAILPLRGKILNVERARLDRALGNAEVQAMITAFGAGIGEDFDVTKARYHKIVLMADADVDGQHITTLLLTLLFRYMRPLIENGYVYLAQPPLYRIKWSNAPHDYVFSDKERDATLAAGAASGRRIPKDNGIQRYKGLGEMDYTELWDTTMDPAHRTLLQVTMDDAAEADQIFSILMGEDVESRRNFIQQNAKDVRFLDI
- the gyrA gene encoding DNA gyrase subunit A, with translation MSDETPQNPEEPSADATGGEILEGNLMHDKVEQIDLQEEMKRSYLDYAMAVIVGRALPDVRDGLKPVHRRVLYAMFDGGYRPERSFNKCARVVGEVMGQYHPHGDTAIYDALVRLIQDWTMRYPLALGQGNFGSPGNDGAAAPRYTETKMAPLAMEMVRDIDEETVDFQDNYDGKNQEPTILPSRFPNLLVNGSSGIAVGMATNIPPHNLREVAEGVQWYLANPGVGREELLEALIERVKGPDFPTGAQILGRKGIEDAYRTGRGSITMRAVVNVEEIQGRTCLVVTELPYQANPDNLAIKIADLVKDGKIAGIADLRDETSGRTGQRLVVVLKRDAVAKVVLNNLYKHTQLQENFSANMLAIVDGVPRTLPLDAFIRHWVNHQMDVIVRRTRFRLRKAEEEAHIQRALLKALEALDAVIALIRRSSTTEEARDGLIGLLDIDEIQAKAILDMQLRRLAALEHQKIQDRHDVLQTMITEFNRILADPVVQRGIVSDELTDITTRYGDDRRTEIMMGYDPNMSMEDLIPEEEMVVTITRGGYVKRTRSDNYRTQHRGGKGVKGAQLRGDDVVEHFFVTTTHHWLLFFTNLGRVYRAKAYELVEAGRDAKGQHVANLLAFQPDEKIAQVMELKDYQQSPYLVLATKNGLVKKTSLEDYDTNRSAGVIAINLRDGDELVSAQLVSDTDDLLLVSRKGQSIRFTATNEALRPMGRATSGVTGMKFRNFDELLSAAVVTDESYVFIVTEGGYAKRTAVQEYRLQGRGGLGIKVAKLVEDRGDLIGALIVQEDDEVLVVMSGGKVVRSDVSEVPAKGRDTMGVIFAKPDKNDRIIGIARNSERGLVEEIEAAEAGAGETMAAPAVAVDAVIEETPQIDEVPLKRNDGTTGGTD
- a CDS encoding DUF3566 domain-containing protein, with the translated sequence MSTNKPIPRPGSAPRVGTPARPTQRPNSPTGPAKSTGAAKSTGASAAKQRPVAKPQTPPTLVKPAPKAKARRARLLVSKVDPWSVLKMAFLLSVALGIVTVVASIVLWTVLDTIGLFDTVNAFVNDIQGQEGGSPFDVLSIASLGQVASFSTIVAVVNVVLLTTLSVLSAWLYNISATLVGGIGVTLTDD
- a CDS encoding DLW-39 family protein codes for the protein MKKLLILATLGFAAVFLNKKWQESKVVKTTWSKATDSVN
- a CDS encoding DMT family transporter produces the protein MIFLLAVVGILGVSASGPIMAATMAPALTIALWRNVLGAAVLGLPSFLRTPRKYLTLTPYERKYIVIAASALALHFACFVTSVKLTTVAAATALVCLQAAWIALFQWIRGFKPPTTVLLGLAAALAGVLVITGFDMGVSTEALQGDLLAVAGGILAAIYTLAGSKVRKSLSTSVYSSLCYSLCSVILLAMCLVFRQPLVNIPPEAWWGILAVTIAAQLFGHTIFNYLLATISPLVVSMMILVEIPGAALLAGFFLGQTLPTGTYAGLILILVGLAVVVIRQSRSGIKELPPATL